In Vidua chalybeata isolate OUT-0048 chromosome 9, bVidCha1 merged haplotype, whole genome shotgun sequence, a genomic segment contains:
- the LOC128791994 gene encoding CARD- and ANK-domain containing inflammasome adapter protein-like, translated as MNSSSLFTNPYAIEVLRTKKEELVQGINDPDQLLHWLIENGIFTPEKKLVLSFYRTRTAKNSRVLDILISQGERACRLFFYPCLKQVEPKLYSKIRKYVSEVNESIGDARRQLVGYLLEKDKVWFENSSEQHQGKKDRPGEKKHQGVIKKKGKVTPLSRATKPRKDPAAVDIFAAVAKGSLPELEKTLKDNDLNVLNPSSGTLLHVAAAHGHLSIMAYLLSKGARTSVKDRKGRTALHRAAEKGHGGAVKLLLRGGASLHTLDMEGKTPLHWAAEKNHSHILKMLLKEEARSCRNQHNFLHMAALRDESSLAKMLLEAGASTEGKDERGQTALSYAVSQGSENTAKVLLEAGATVDSNTVERAFNSDHPSIFKILLEYSKDLSADIMELALFRAVQKNQHSVVAALIDRGTDINAHNKKHYTPLLLACEMGKVESAEVLMEKGANLGIRTPAADTALHLAVQAGAASIAGLLLSKGMDTNLRNQAEETPLHIAARQNHGALVGLVLGAGARMNAVTEDFATPLHIASQRGHADVARQLLHHKAPVNAQDKQAKSPLHLAAEQGHQTLAEMLLKARADPNAQDKEKKTPLHAAALRGHLSIVEVLLAKKGRAGAKDMDGCTPLHYATMKGNADILKILLASGKNKNINDRNVWRKTALHIAAEYGHGELINLLLSHGAAINASDSSRDTALHCACRAGHLSAVSALLGWARGEKANLLAVNGLRKTPLQVAEFNKTKNQAQILALLRKKMFITK; from the coding sequence ATGAATTCAAGCAGCCTGTTTACAAATCCATATGCAATTGAAGTCCTAAGGACTAAAAAAGAAGAACTTGTACAAGGCATAAATGACCCAGACCAGCTCCTGCACTGGCTGAtagaaaatggtatttttacCCCAGAAAAAAAGCTGGTCCTGAGTTTCTACAGGACACGAACAGCAAAGAACTCTCGGGTTTTAGACATACTCATTTCTCAAGGTGAACGAGCCTGCAGGCTCTTTTTTTATCCATGTTTAAAGCAAGTGGAGCCAAAACTTTACAGCAAGATAAGAAAATACGTCAGTGAAGTAAATGAAAGCATTGGAGATGCCAGAAGACAGCTGGTTGGGTATTTACTTGAAAAAGATAAAGTTTGGTTTGAAAATAGCAGCGAACAgcaccaggggaaaaaagacagacctggggaaaaaaagcaccaagGGGTTAttaagaagaaaggaaaagtaacTCCACTTTCAAGGGCAACAAAGCCTAGAAAAGATCCTGCTGCTGTCGACATCTTTGCTGCAGTAGCTAAAGGCTCCCTTCCTGAGTTAGAGAAAACACTGAAGGATAATGATCTCAATGTGCTAAACCCTTCCAGTGGAACACTTCTGCATGTTGCAGCTGCTCATGGCCATCTATCCATCATGGCATATTTGCTCAGCAAAGGTGCAAGGACAAGTGTGAAGGACAGGAAAGGGAGaacagccctgcacagggctgctgAGAAAGGCCATGGAGGTGCAGTCAAGCTGCTTCTCCGAGGTGGTGCTTCCTTGCACACTCTGGATATGGAAGGCAAGACACCGCTGCACTGGGCTGCAGAGAAAAACCACAGCCACATACTGAAGATGCTCCTGAAAGAAGAggcaaggagctgcaggaatcAGCACAACTTTTTACACATGGCAGCTCTTAGAGATGAGAGCAGCCTGGCCAAAATGCTTTTAGAGGCTGGTGCCTCCACTGAAGGAAAGGATGAGAGAGGACAGACTGCTCTCAGTTATGCTGTTTCTCAGGGATctgaaaacactgcaaaagTACTTCTAGAAGCTGGAGCCACTGTTGATTCCAACACAGTTGAAAGAGCCTTCAATAGTGACCACCCATCCATCTTCAAAATACTCCTGGAATATTCTAAAGATTTGTCTGCTGACATCATGGAGTTAGCTCTCTTTAGAGCTGTACAGAAGAATCAGCACAGTGTTGTAGCAGCTTTAATTGACAGAGGCACAGATATCAATGCCCACAACAAAAAGCATTACACTCCTTTGCTGCTGGCCTGTGAGATGGGCAAAGTGGAGTCAGCAGAAGTTCTAATGGAAAAAGGAGCAAACTTGGGAATAAGGActcctgctgcagacacagcttTGCACTTGGCAgtgcaggctggggctgcttcCATCGCAGGTCTGCTCCTGAGCAAGGGGATGGACACAAACCTGAGGAACCAAGCTGAGGAAACCCCGCTCCACATTGCTGCCCGCCAGAATCACGGAGCTCTCGTTGGCCTTGTACTCGGTGCTGGGGCCAGAATGAACGCTGTCACTGAGGACTTTGCTACTCCCCTGCACATCGCAAGTCAGAGAGGTCACGCTGATGTTGCCCGACAGCTGCTGCACCATAAAGCTCCTGTTAACGCTCAGGACAAGCAGGCAAAGTCCCCTTTACATttggctgctgagcagggacaccaaACACTCGCAGAGATGCTCCTGAAGGCCAGAGCTGATCCCAATGCACAGGACAAGGAGAAGAAGACTCCCCTGCACGCTGCAGCTCTGAGAGGACACCTCAGCATCGTGGAAGTGCTGTTGGCTaagaaaggcagagctggagctaAGGACATGGATGGATGCACCCCGCTGCACTATGCCACCATGAAAGGAAACGCAGACATCCTAAAAATCCTCCTGGCCTcggggaaaaataaaaatatcaacgACAGAAACGTTTGGAGGAAGACAGCCCTGCATATTGCAGCAGAGTATGGACATGGAGAGCTGATAAATCTCCTCCTGAGCCACGGGGCTGCCATCAATGCCTcggacagcagcagggacactgccCTGCACTGCGCCTGCAGGGCCGGGCACCTCAGCGCTGTCAGTGCCCTCCTTGGCTGGGCACGaggggaaaaagcaaatttacTGGCTGTCAACGGCCTCAGGAAAACTCCACTGCAAGTAGCGGAGTTTAATAAGACAAAAAACCAGGCTCAAATTTTAGCACtgttgagaaagaaaatgtttataacAAAATGa
- the MYSM1 gene encoding deubiquitinase MYSM1 — translation MAAAEEPEVDIEGDPAAAPGDHENTASSLLQDHYLDSSWRTGNSLPWTLDSSISEENRAVIEKMLLEEEYYLSNKSLSEKIWLNQKEVEKKSMKSPHKKAGKVMVRSPTKSPGCSLKWTSEEKELFEQGLVKFGRRWTKIAKLISTRTVLQVKSYARHYFRNKAKNGDSEKEEQSQCGSSLPTEDGTKVEAGNLRGRADPNLNAVKIEKLSDDEEVDITDDMDELLTPAFQQETGKSELSVIPKSPVEETKAVEQGFSSAGHSSATALPKEDPQHTRSETVDALVFPAVAATCSQHLNGDKSVTLDYQQYNNFVEKAEQGRPVTCHGTAQGTDQELGEVQRDLADSGLLFPSPCQVDEDHQEEAEELKPPDQEVEVDRSIILEEEKQAIPEFFEGRQAKTPERYLKIRNYILDQWERCKPKYLNKTSVRPGLKNCGDVNCIGRIHTYLELIGAINFGCEQAVYNRPQPADRSRCREGKDTVEAYQLAQRLQSMRTRRRRVRDPWGNWCDAKDLEGQTFEHLSAEELARRREEEKLKPAKSSKSSRQIKSSFDPFQLIPCCLFTEEKQEPFQVKVSSEALLIMDLHSHVSLAEVIGLLGGKYSEADKVVEVRAAEPCNSLSTGLQCEMDPVSQTQASESLAARGFQVIGWYHSHPAFEPSPSIRDIDTQAKYQSYFSRGGAMFIGMIISPYNRNNPLPYSQITCLVISDEISSDGSYRLPYKFEMEQMLEEPQWELIFEKTRWIIEKYRFCHSSVPMDKIFHRDSDLTCLQKLLECMRKTLGKVTNCLIAEEFLTQIENLFLSTYKSEKNAEGSENEHSLKLPV, via the exons ATGGCGGCGGCGGAGGAGCCCGAGGTGGACATCGAGGGGGACCCTGCGGCCGCGCCGGG AGATCATGAAAACACAGCATCAAGCCTGCTGCAGGATCACTATCTTGATTCATCTTGGAGAACTGGCAACAGTCtt CCCTGGACGTTGGACAGCAGCATTAGTGAAGAAAACAGGGCTGTCATTGAGAAGATGTTGCTGGAGGAAGA ATACTATTTATCTAATAAAtcactttctgaaaaaatatggCTCAACCAAAAGGAAGTGGAGAAAAAATCTATGAAAAG CCCACATAAGAAGGCTGGAAAAGTCAT GGTGCGTTCACCTACAAAATCTCCTGGCTGTTCCTTGAAGTGGACATCAGAGGAAAAAGAGCTGTTTGAACAAGGACTG GTGAAATTTGGCCGCAGGTGGACGAAAATTGCCAAACTGATCAGCACTCGAACGGTTCTGCAAGTCAAGAGCTATGCTCGGCACTACTTCAGGAACAAG GCAAAAAATGGTgattcagaaaaagaagagcaaagtcaGTGTGGGAGCAGCCTTCCCACTGAAGATGGGACAAAGGTGGAAGCTGGAAACTTGAGAGGCCGTGCAGACCCCAACCTGAACGCAGTGAAAATTGAAAAGCTGTCAGATGATGAGGAAGTGGACATAACTGATGACATGGATGAACTACTCACTCCTGCCTTCCagcaagaaacaggaaaatctgAATTATCTGTTATCCCAAAAAGTCCAGttgaagaaacaaaagcagtgGAACAAGGTTTTTCATCTGCTGGCCACAGTTCTGCGACTGCTTTGCCTAAAGAAGATCCTCAGCACACCAGGTCAGAGACAGTGGATGCGTTGGTAtttcctgctgtggcagcaaCATGTTCCCAGCACCTGAATGGGGATAAATCTGTGACTTTGGATTACCAGCAGTACAACAATTTTGTTGAGAAAGCTGAACAAGGTAGACCAGTCACATGTCATGGGACTGCACAAGGAACCGATCAGGAGCTCGGTGAGGTGCAAAGAGACCTGGCTGATAGTGgattgctttttccttctccctgccaaGTGGATGAAGATCatcaagaggaagcagaggagctgaagCCACCTGATCAAGAAGTGGAGGTTGACAGAAGCATCATTCTGGAAGAAGAGAAGCAGGCTATTCCCGAATTCTTTGAGGGGCGCCAGGCCAAAACACCAGAGCGTTATTTGAAAATCAGGAATTATATTTTGGATCAGTG GGAGAGATGTAAGCCCAAATACCTGAACAAGACCTCGGTGCGGCCAGGCCTGAAGAACTGCGGGGACGTCAACTGCATCGGGCGGATCCACACGTACCTGGAGCTGATAGGAGCAATCAACTTTGGCTGTG AACAGGCCGTGTACAACCGGCCCCAGCCCGCCGACAGGAGCCGCTGCAGGGAGGGCAAGGACACGGTGGAAGCCTATCAGCTGGCCCAGCGCCTGCAGTCCATG CGCACGAGAAGACGGCGAGTGCGGGACCCTTGGGGAAACTGGTGTGATGCAAAGGATTTGGAAGGACAGACATTTGAG catctCTCAGCTGAAGAATTAGCaagaaggagagaggaagaaaaactgaaaccTGCAAAATCTTCTAAAAGTTCAAGACAAATCAAAAG TTCCTTTGATCCCTTTCAGCTGATACCATGCTGTTTGTTCACGGAAGAAAAGCAG GAACCCTTTCAGGTGAAAGTGTCTTCCGAAGCACTTTTAATAATGGATTTG CACTCTCACGTGTCTCTGGCAGAAGTGATTGGGCTGCTTGGTGGAAAGTACTCTGAAGCTGATAAAGTTGTGGAA GTGCGTGCAGCAGAGCCGTGCAACAGCCTGAGCACAGGCCTGCAGTGCGAGATGGACCCGGTGTCCCAGACTCAGGCCTCGGAGTCGCTGGCGGCCAGGGGCTTCCAGGTCATCGGCTGGTACCACTCCCACCCCGCCTTCgagcccagcccctccatccGCGACATCGACACGCAGGCCAAGTACCAG aGCTATTTCTCCAGGGGTGGTGCCATGTTCATCGGGATGATCATAAGCCCTTACAACAGGAATAATCCTCTTCCCTATTCCCAGATCACCTGTCTGGTCATTAGTGATGAGATCAGTTCTGATGGTTCCTATC GCCTGCCCTACAAATTTGAAATGGAACAGATGTTGGAGGAGCCTCAGTGGgaattaatatttgaaaaaacaaGGTGGATAATtgagaaatacagattttgccACAG CAGTGTCCCCATGGATAAAATTTTTCATAGAGATTCTGACCTGACTTGCTTGCAGAAA CTTTTGGAGTGCATGAGGAAGACTTTGGGCAAGGTAACAAACTGCCTCATTGCTGAAGAGTTCTTGACTCAGATAGAAAACTTATTCCTTTCCACATacaagagtgaaaaaaatgctgaaggaagTGAGAATGAACATTCACTCAAGTTGCCAGTGTGA
- the TACSTD2 gene encoding tumor-associated calcium signal transducer 2 — MEPLFGVVLGLILAVASPAHDTCTCATNKWAVCAQDGPGNCTCRLAGSDHPVDCSTLTSKCFLMKAEMIPLKEKRLWRPPHGVSDSDGIYNPDCEDSGDFKARQCNQSSTCWCVNTAGVRRTEKGGRSLSCSELVRTRWIYIELTHKRSSRAFGVPDVAKALTQLFESRYKLHPKYIAAIKYDPPLIQIRLDQNKKPRWDVDIADVAYYFEKDVYNDSVFPSNSKLTVSVNGDALAIEKLWIYYVDEKPPEFCMRQLAAGISAVVTVVVLTAGIGIAALLLLRWLRTRTYKKFECKEMKEIKAPSLELP; from the coding sequence ATGGAGCCTCTGTTTGGGGTTGTGCTGGGTTTGATTCTGGCAGTCGCTTCACCAGCCCACGACACCTGTACCTGTGCGACCAACAAGTGGGCAGTGTGTGCCCAGGACGGCCCAGGGAACTGCACCTGCAGGCTGGCAGGTTCAGATCACCCTGTAGACTGCTCAACCCTGACTTCTAAGTGCTTCCTGATGAAGGCAGAAATGATCCCCCTGAAGGAGAAGCGCCTCTGGAGACCTCCCCACGGGGTGTCAGACAGCGACGGCATTTACAACCCTGACTGTGAGGACAGCGGTGACTTTAAAGCCAGGCAGTGCAATCAGTCCAGCACCTGCTGGTGCGTGAACACCGCGGGCGTGCGGAGGACAGAGAAGGGAGGCAGGAGCCTGAGCTGCAGTGAGCTGGTGCGGACAAGGTGGATCTACATTGAGCTGACACACAAGAGGAGCTCCAGGGCCTTTGGCGTTCCCGATGTGGCAAAGGCCCTGACCCAGCTGTTTGAGAGCAGGTACAAGCTGCACCCCAAGTACATCGCAGCCATCAAGTACGACCCCCCCCTTATCCAAATCCGCCTGGACCAGAACAAGAAACCCAGGTGGGATGTAGATATAGCTGACGTGGCCTATTACTTTGAAAAAGACGTGTACAATGACTCCGTGTTTCCTTCCAACAGTAAATTAACTGTGTCAGTCAATGGAGATGCTCTGGCTATTGAAAAGCTCTGGATTTACTATGTGGATGAAAAGCCCCCAGAGTTCTGCATGAggcagctggcagctggcaTTAGTGCTGTGGTCACCGTGGTGGTCCTCACTGCTGGCATTGGCATCGCCGCGCTGCTCCTCCTCAGGTGGCTGCGCACAAGGACATACAAAAAATTTGAGTGtaaagaaatgaaggaaattaaagCCCCAAGCTTAGAACTGCCCTGA